In Halalkalicoccus subterraneus, a genomic segment contains:
- a CDS encoding Na(+)/H(+) antiporter subunit D produces the protein MSPVDLLSAVPPALPIVLAALVVAVVPRTAGYAVGALATIYLFAVALLTSPGEYLSVLFLGFDAQLLVVDDFSRLLGLGFGFLGTAAVAYAASTGLPKSTMAFVLSYIASVAGVIFAGDWLTLLFFWELMAVTSTVVVWAYGGDAVRAGFRYAIAHGTGGVLLIWAVAWHYVETGSLALEGGIAPGAPALLAVLGIGINCAFIGLHTWLPDTYKRPHIAASVFLSVFTTKSSAYVLYQAFPDGHLYIAYMGGLMAVYGATFALLQHDMRALLSYHIQAQLGYIVAGIGIGSAMGIAGAMAHLFNNVLFKALLFMAVGVIIYRTGEEDLYELGGLWREMPLTALGYLFGALSITAIPGFNGFISKGMILDAADPHYYGAPEYEALYWLLMAGAVGTLLSFIKLGYYAFLHGPATTDVKDAKLGQTVGMLSVGAVCLGVGIAWPTFVELLPFSAQLDLHPYSPGHLTDSALLVAIAVIGFVLIRKPLSALGHVPDVDRVLNPLVFYTGRVSVLAVTGTFAAVDRAAVGFVRRCYWIGTNPVLAVGRVTRRLPIDGGRRTTDDGSGSVSERRPDGGHGTAADSDPSRLYLRATIGGTIMLIVMALTIVLFVLVFL, from the coding sequence ATGAGCCCCGTCGACCTGCTCTCGGCGGTTCCACCCGCACTACCGATCGTGCTCGCGGCCCTCGTCGTGGCGGTCGTTCCCCGAACGGCGGGCTACGCCGTCGGTGCGCTCGCGACGATCTACCTGTTCGCCGTCGCGCTGCTCACGTCACCCGGGGAGTACCTCTCGGTGCTCTTCTTGGGCTTCGACGCCCAACTGTTGGTCGTCGACGACTTCTCTCGGCTGTTGGGACTGGGCTTTGGCTTCCTCGGGACCGCCGCGGTGGCGTACGCCGCCTCGACCGGCCTGCCGAAGTCGACGATGGCGTTCGTCCTCTCGTATATCGCTTCGGTGGCGGGCGTGATCTTCGCGGGCGACTGGCTCACGCTGCTGTTCTTCTGGGAGCTGATGGCCGTCACGAGCACGGTCGTCGTCTGGGCCTACGGCGGCGACGCCGTCCGGGCGGGCTTTCGGTACGCCATCGCCCACGGCACCGGCGGTGTACTACTCATTTGGGCGGTCGCCTGGCACTACGTCGAGACGGGCAGCCTCGCGCTTGAGGGCGGCATCGCCCCCGGCGCGCCCGCGTTGCTCGCGGTGTTGGGGATCGGCATCAACTGCGCCTTCATCGGACTCCACACCTGGCTGCCCGACACCTACAAGCGCCCCCACATCGCCGCCTCGGTGTTCCTCTCGGTGTTCACCACGAAGAGTTCGGCGTACGTCCTCTATCAGGCGTTCCCCGACGGTCACCTCTACATCGCCTACATGGGCGGTCTGATGGCCGTCTACGGGGCGACCTTCGCGCTACTTCAACACGACATGCGCGCGCTGCTGTCCTACCACATTCAGGCCCAACTGGGCTACATCGTCGCCGGGATCGGGATCGGCAGCGCCATGGGGATCGCCGGCGCGATGGCCCACCTGTTCAACAACGTCCTGTTCAAGGCGCTTCTGTTCATGGCCGTCGGCGTCATCATCTATCGAACGGGAGAGGAGGACCTCTACGAGCTGGGCGGGCTGTGGCGCGAGATGCCCCTGACGGCTCTCGGTTACCTGTTCGGGGCGCTCTCGATCACGGCGATCCCGGGGTTCAACGGGTTCATCAGCAAGGGAATGATCCTCGACGCCGCCGACCCGCACTACTACGGCGCACCCGAGTACGAGGCGCTGTACTGGTTGCTCATGGCCGGGGCGGTCGGGACCCTTCTGTCGTTCATCAAACTGGGCTACTACGCCTTCCTCCACGGGCCGGCGACGACCGACGTGAAGGACGCCAAACTCGGCCAGACGGTGGGGATGCTCTCGGTCGGCGCCGTCTGTCTCGGGGTCGGGATCGCCTGGCCCACGTTCGTCGAGTTGCTGCCGTTTTCGGCCCAACTCGACCTGCATCCCTACAGCCCGGGGCACCTGACCGACTCCGCGTTGCTAGTAGCTATCGCAGTGATCGGCTTCGTGCTCATCAGAAAGCCCCTCTCGGCGCTCGGGCACGTCCCCGACGTCGACCGGGTGCTCAACCCGCTGGTCTTCTACACCGGCCGGGTGAGCGTGCTCGCAGTCACGGGGACGTTCGCCGCGGTCGACCGCGCCGCGGTGGGGTTCGTCCGCAGGTGTTACTGGATCGGCACCAATCCCGTCCTGGCGGTCGGCCGGGTCACGCGGCGGCTCCCGATCGACGGCGGCCGGCGAACGACGGACGACGGTTCGGGATCCGTCTCGGAACGCCGGCCGGACGGCGGGCACGGAACGGCCGCCGACAGCGATCCGTCCCGACTCTACCTCCGGGCGACCATCGGCGGGACGATCATGCTGATCGTCATGGCACTGACGATCGTGCTGTTCGTGCTGGTCTTCCTCTAG
- a CDS encoding MaoC/PaaZ C-terminal domain-containing protein codes for MPAEPPEEGDTYTHERTFTDEDVKQFGELSGDTQSIHTDPDEDGRLIVQGLLTATIPTKIGGDQEFIARTMEYDFRRPVHTGERITCEWTTETVTEREDRYEATGRAVCRNEEDGVVLSGHFEGLVRK; via the coding sequence ATGCCAGCCGAACCACCCGAGGAGGGCGATACCTATACCCACGAGCGCACGTTCACAGACGAGGACGTCAAGCAGTTCGGCGAGCTCTCGGGCGATACCCAGTCCATCCACACCGACCCCGACGAGGACGGACGGTTGATCGTTCAAGGTCTGCTCACGGCGACGATTCCCACGAAGATCGGTGGGGACCAGGAGTTCATCGCCCGGACGATGGAGTACGACTTCCGTCGGCCGGTCCATACGGGCGAACGGATCACCTGCGAGTGGACGACCGAGACGGTCACCGAACGCGAGGACCGCTACGAGGCGACTGGGAGGGCGGTCTGTCGGAACGAGGAGGATGGAGTGGTTCTGTCCGGCCATTTCGAGGGACTCGTTCGGAAGTGA